One genomic window of Dunckerocampus dactyliophorus isolate RoL2022-P2 chromosome 7, RoL_Ddac_1.1, whole genome shotgun sequence includes the following:
- the LOC129184778 gene encoding uncharacterized protein LOC129184778, translating to MEFLWLYSLCQCIVSVAVIVVSIRLCMAAGGGAAVADVNGANPGARPQHGSVSCCLRLCLGWVGTIGAALEIPVIVFLNLRTPQCLYTCITLVCCPLLVRQFTMCLLVLLTLDCHLRHHWPSRYSIVVTRQRALCVVLLCWMASVLTSFGQFISSDVLDRWGRTAQDQGTPGPGLDGNWTTESPHLTPFPKYPHGRIVIGKYLPYGGFLSKFYTDDLHNFTYEEIHSSHWGVCAPDTILSPQFLVYVHGMAVFMLPLLCLLVLHLDLHCKNPKQFSQSDPSKYNPWRFRSLTLSVSFLVLFCLPLQIIHAVLLFTPTATLPKWAHAMAVFFFQLYGLVPQVLFTPPGKQESKERATFALSALPPEIAPPGAKSVHKALCENTQAASWSTAKHSLKAKVCPEV from the exons ATGGAATTTTTGTGGCTTTACTCCCTGTGCCAGTGCATCGTCTCCGTAGCAGTCATAGTGGTGAGCATCAGGTTATGCATGGCAGCTGGAGGCGGTGCAGCAGTGGCTGATGTAAACGGGGCCAACCCTGGTGCGAGACCTCAGCACGGAAGCGTATCTTGTTGCCTTCGCCTGTGCCTGGGCTGGGTGGGCACAATAGGGGCTGCTCTGGAGATTCCTGTGATCGTATTCCTCAACTTGAGGACCCCGCAGTGTCTGTACACCTGCATCACCCTGGTGTGCTGCCCCCTTCTGGTGAGGCAGTTCACAATGTGCCTGCTGGTGCTGCTCACGTTGGACTGCCACCTGAGGCATCACTGGCCCAGCAG ATACTCCATTGTGGTGACCCGTCAGCGAGCTCTCTGTGTGGTCCTGCTGTGCTGGATGGCTTCCGTTCTGACCTCCTTTGGCCAGTTCATCAGCTCTGACGTACTGGACAGGTGGGGAAGGACAGCTCAAGACCAAGGCACTCCTGGCCCGGGGCTGGATGGCAACTGGACAACAGAGTCACCCCATCTTACCCCTTTCCCTAAATACCCCCACGGCCGCATAGTTATTGGGAAGTATCTTCCGTATGGAGGTTTTCTGTCGAAGTTTTACACGGATGACTTGCATAACTTTACCTATGAGGAGATTCACAGCAGCCACTGGGGAGTTTGCGCCCCCGACACCATCCTCAGCCCCCAGTTCTTGGTGTATGTCCACGGCATGGCTGTGTTCATGCTGCCTTTGCTTTGCCTGCTGGTTCTTCACCTAGATCTTCATTGCAAGAACCCCAAACAGTTCAGCCAGTCAGACCCCTCTAAGTATAATCCCTGGAGGTTCCGCTCTCTGACTCTGTCAGTCTCCTTCttagttttgttttgtctgcCTCTGCAAATCATCCATGCCGTGTTGCTCTTCACCCCCACCGCCACACTCCCCAAGTGGGCTCACGCAATGGCCGTGTTCTTCTTCCAGCTGTACGGCCTCGTGCCCCAGGTTCTCTTCACTCCACCTGGCAAACAAGAGAGCAAAGAGCGGGCAACCTTCGCTCTCTCTGCCCTCCCTCCAGAGATAGCGCCCCCCGGGGCGAAATCAGTCCAtaaggccctgtgtgaaaacacACAGGCCGCTTCCTGGTCCACGGCCAAACATTCTCTCAAAGCCAAAGTGTGTCCTGAGGTTTGA
- the rps19 gene encoding 40S ribosomal protein S19, with amino-acid sequence MPGVTVKDVNQQEFVTALAAFLKKSGKLKVPDWVDLVKLGKHKELAPGDENWFYIRAASTVRHLYLRGGAGVGSMTKIYGGRKRNGVCPAHYSVGSKNVARKVLQALELLKMIEKDPNGGRRLTSQGTRDLDRIAGQVAAANKKTV; translated from the exons ATGCCGGGTGTTACAGTGAAAGACGTCAACCAGCAAGAGTTCGTCACTGCACTGGCAGCCTTCCTGAAGAA gTCAGGAAAGCTGAAGGTGCCAGACTGGGTGGACCTTGTCAAGCTGGGCAAGCACAAGGAGCTTGCACCCGGTGATGAGAACTGGTTCTACATCAGAGCCG CCTCCACAGTTCGTCACCTGTACCTACGTGGAGGAGCTGGTGTGGGATCCATGACCAAGATCTATGGAGGTCGCAAAAGGAACGGTGTGTGTCCAGCCCACTACAGCGTCGGATCTAAGAACGTGGCCCGCAAAGTGCTGCAGGCCCTCGAGCTTCTCAAGATGATTGAGAAGGACCCTAATGG TGGCCGTAGACTCACCTCCCAGGGAACCAGAGACCTGGATAGAATTGCCGGCCAG GTTGCAGCTGCAAACAAGAAAACTGTTTAA